The following coding sequences lie in one Oncorhynchus kisutch isolate 150728-3 linkage group LG17, Okis_V2, whole genome shotgun sequence genomic window:
- the LOC109908078 gene encoding solute carrier family 35 member E2A has protein sequence MASNSRAGRHSLWWFLSPFRSRQERVVLARSESMPGEHVLKITITETTVIEADSGVWNSKSLVYLGLWYFFSFCTLFLNKYILSLLEGEPSMLGAVQMVSTTIIGFLKMYVPCCLYQHKSRTEYPPNFLMIMLFVGLMRFTSVVLGLVSLKNVAVSFAETVKSSAPIFTVIMSRLILGEYTGMWVNLSLFPVMAGLALCTATEISFNMLGFSAALSTNIMDCLQNVFSKKLLSGDTYKFSPPELQFYTSAAAVIMLIPAWVFLMDIPVIGKSERSFSWSQDIVLLLLFDGVLFHLQSVTAYALMGRISPVTFSVASTVKHAMSIWLSIIVFSNHITVLSAAGTALVFVGVLLYNKAKQFQRDTLQALAQAQDQHNKPLLQDHELKASDRYTPQETKGGETKEVCSF, from the exons ATGGCGTCCAACAGTCGGGCTGGAAGACATTCCCTGTGGTGGTTTCTCTCGCCGTTCCGGAGCAGGCAGGAGCGTGTGGTGCTGGCACGCAGCGAGAGCATGCCGGGGGAACACGTGCTGAAGATCACCATCACAGAGACCACTGTGATCGAGGCAGACTCGGGGGTGTGGAACTCTAAGTCGCTGGTCTACCTGGGTCTGTGGTACTTCTTCAGCTTCTGCACACTGTTCCTCAACAAGTACATCCTGTCTCTGCTGGAGGGGGAGCCCAGCATGCTGG GCGCTGTTCAAATGGTCTCCACCACCATCATAGGCTTTCTGAAGATGTATGTGCCTTGCTGCCTATACCAGCACAAGTCCAGGACTGAGTACCCCCCCAACTTCctcatgatcatgctgtttgtggGGCTCATGAG GTTCACTAGTGTGGTGCTGGGACTGGTGAGCCTGAAGAATGTGGCGGTCTCCTTTGCTGAGACGGTGAAGAGCTCCGCACCCATCTTCACTGTCATCATGTCTAGGCTGATCCTAGGGGAATACACAG GGATGTGGGTGAACCTGTCCCTTTTTCCTGTCATGGCTGGCCTGGCCCTCTGCACTGCAACAGAGATCAGTTTTAATATGCTGGGCTTTTCTGCAGCCCTCTCCACCAACATCATGGACTG TTTACAGAATGTTTTTTCAAAGAAGCTACTAAGTGGAGACACATACAAATTCAG CCCTCCAGAACTGCAGTTCTACACCAGTGCAGCTGCAGTCATTATGCTAATACCTGCCTGGGTCTTCCTCATG GACATTCCAGTGATTGGGAAAAGTGAGCGTTCGTTCAGCTGGAGTCAAGACATCGTTCTGCTGCTGCTGTTTGATGGGGTCCTGTTCCACCTGCAGAGTGTCACCGCCTACGCCCTCATGGGACGCATCTCTCCCGTCACCTTTAG TGTTGCCAGCACAGTGAAGCACGCCATGTCTATCTGGCTGAGTATCATTGTGTTCAGTAACCACATCACGGTGCTCAGCGCCGCCGGCACGGCCCTGGTTTTTGTTGGTGTGCTGCTGTACAACAAGGCCAAGCAGTTTCAGAGAGACACGTTACAGGCCCTGGCCCAGGCTCAGGACCAACACAACAAACCACTTCTGCAGGACCACGAGCTCAAAGCATCGGACCGATACACTCCCCAGGAGACCAAAGGGGGAGAGACCAAAGAGGTCTGTTCTTTTTAA